Proteins encoded within one genomic window of Schaalia sp. HMT-172:
- a CDS encoding tRNA (adenine-N1)-methyltransferase, whose amino-acid sequence MTIQRNNSETATDYGQPTRRGPLAEGDRVQVRDPKGRFHQVILVRGGRFQSNRGGFNHNDVIGRPDGQVIITDEGRQFQILRPLQVDYVMSMPRGAAVVYPKDAGVITHMGDIFPGATVVEAGAGSGALSMALLDAVGPQGRLISVERRQDFADIAAANVDLWFGRRHPAWDLRVGDVDAVLWSAEQGSVDRVVLDMLAPWENIEAITHALIPGGVLVCYVATVTQMSRLVEDLRSSQRFTDPVAWEDMRREWHLDGLAVRPEHRMVAHTGFLVVTRLLAPGVTPQERSTRPAKAAEGQGGAWDDEADWSLEKVGQRVNSEKKVRKVRRDVVAQADTWASEGREAQTDE is encoded by the coding sequence ATGACTATTCAACGTAATAATTCCGAAACAGCCACTGATTATGGCCAACCCACCCGCCGAGGCCCCCTCGCCGAGGGCGACCGCGTCCAGGTCCGCGACCCGAAGGGGCGCTTCCACCAGGTGATCCTGGTCCGTGGCGGACGCTTCCAGTCCAACCGCGGCGGATTCAACCACAACGACGTCATCGGCCGCCCCGACGGCCAGGTCATCATCACCGACGAGGGCCGTCAGTTCCAGATTCTGCGCCCCCTCCAGGTCGACTACGTCATGTCGATGCCTCGCGGAGCCGCCGTCGTCTACCCCAAGGATGCCGGCGTCATCACCCACATGGGCGACATCTTCCCGGGCGCCACGGTCGTCGAGGCCGGGGCCGGGTCGGGTGCCCTGTCAATGGCGCTCCTGGACGCCGTCGGCCCGCAGGGGCGCCTGATCTCCGTGGAGCGTCGCCAAGACTTTGCCGACATCGCCGCGGCGAACGTGGACCTGTGGTTCGGACGCCGTCACCCCGCGTGGGACCTGCGCGTCGGCGACGTCGACGCGGTGCTGTGGTCAGCCGAGCAGGGCAGCGTGGACCGCGTGGTCCTCGATATGCTTGCCCCCTGGGAGAACATCGAGGCGATCACGCACGCGCTCATTCCCGGCGGCGTGCTGGTCTGCTACGTGGCGACGGTGACCCAGATGTCGCGCCTCGTCGAGGACCTGCGCTCCTCGCAGCGCTTCACCGATCCCGTCGCATGGGAGGACATGCGCCGCGAGTGGCATCTTGACGGCCTGGCCGTGCGCCCCGAGCACCGCATGGTCGCGCACACCGGATTCCTCGTCGTCACCCGACTGCTTGCCCCCGGCGTCACGCCGCAGGAGCGTTCGACCCGCCCCGCTAAGGCAGCGGAGGGCCAAGGCGGCGCCTGGGACGACGAGGCGGACTGGTCCTTGGAGAAAGTCGGCCAGCGCGTGAACTCTGAGAAGAAGGTCCGTAAGGTGCGCCGCGACGTCGTCGCACAGGCCGACACGTGGGCCAGCGAGGGACGCGAGGCACAGACCGATGAATGA